From one Nilaparvata lugens isolate BPH chromosome 2, ASM1435652v1, whole genome shotgun sequence genomic stretch:
- the LOC111052087 gene encoding spindle and kinetochore-associated protein 1 homolog, whose amino-acid sequence MDLQVEHLYLRTDGLIRVMNILAGLNDENVHSFKKLESIVSTIKVRLDQLASVMEAKKSSINEAENLCEKLDYYQQYLEHLKSFSADLPDVPVDHFNEIESEKVSAEVSPCPQSWSQTLGTPLGARSNLKSVQHEEQQEENDCFIPHVSVQEVDSLHKYMRGRLTADSINSLVNVINSALMKKYTILKQKKSSLKNSEKDMHLDWKTLERNANIGAGQFYFTAEDIMALEGYKLDKNAYNIIVILRHTKRLKEMRFQSKLLYILT is encoded by the exons ATGGACTTGCAAGTAGAACATTTGTACTTGAGAACTGACGGATTGATAAGGGTAATGAACATCTTGGCTGGTTTGAACGACGAAAACGTTCATAGTTTTAAAAAATTGGAAAGTATAGTTTCTACTATAAAAGTGAGATTGGACCAGCTAGCATCAGTTATGGAAGCTAAAAAATCATCTATTAATGAAGCTGAG aatcTTTGTGAAAAACTTGACTACTATCAGCAGTATTTGGAACATCTTAAATCTTTTTCAGCAGACTTGCCTGATGTCCCTGTTGATCATTTCAATGAG ATTGAGAGTGAAAAAGTGTCAGCCGAAGTGTCGCCATGCCCGCAGTCATGGTCGCAAACCCTGGGGACCCCATTAGGTGCGCGCTCCAACCTGAAGAGCGTCCAGCATGAGGAACAACAAGAAGAAAATGACTGCTTCATTCCACATGTCTCTGTGCAAGAAGTCGACTCTCTTCACAA GTATATGAGGGGTAGACTAACAGCTGATAGTATAAACAGCCTTGTCAATGTTATCAACTCTGctttgatgaagaaatacaCCATTTTGAAACAAAAGAAAAGTAGTTTGAAGAATAGTGAGAAAGACATGCATTTGGATTGGAAGACCTTGGAAAGAAATGCGAACATTGGTGCAG GTCAGTTTTACTTCACCGCTGAGGATATAATGGCCTTGGAAGGATACAAACTCGACAAGAACGCTTACAATATCATTGTGATTCTCAGACACACGAAGAGACTGAAAGAAATGCGATTTCAATCAAAACTCCTGTATATTCTAACCTAG